In the Halobacteriovorax sp. GB3 genome, AGTCCGTTCTCTTTAGCATAATCTAAAAATTGAGGAGGGACATTCAGTTGATCAATCTTGGAGTGTAAGTCGATTTTTTCTTTTTGAACTTCTCTTTCAAGATGAAGATCCTCTTTCGAAATAACACCTTTATTCATATGCAGGATTTTTTCCATAACATGGACAAGCTCTCGAATATTTCCAGGCCATGAATAATTTAGTAATTCTTCATAGGCATCTTCTTTAAGATGTATCTTTCTTTTACTCTTCGCCAGTTCATCATGAATAAAGTAATCAACATCAGATTTTCTATTTACTAGGGCCGGGACGACAAAAGTATAACCAGATAATCGATAGTATAAATCTGATCTAAATGAGCCTTTCTCAATCAATTCATCGAGAGGATCACAAGTTGCACTTATAACTCGAAAATCCGATTTGACTTCTCGATCAGAACCTACAGGATAAAATGATTTCTTTTCGATTGCTTTTAATAGTTTATTTTGAAGATATTCAGGCATAGATGAAAGTTCATCTAAAAAAAGAGTTCCATTATCTGCGAGCTTTAGTTTACCAACCTTATCTTGATCAGCACCTGTAAATGCACCTTTAACATGGCCAAAAATTTCAGATTCCAAGAGTTGCTCACTAAATTCTGAGCAATTCACATGAACAAATTTACCTGATAAATCACTATTTTTATGGATGACTTCGGCCAATGTCGTTTTACCAACACCTGTAGGACCAAGAAGAAGAATCGGCGATTTAGAACTGATATAAGTTTCAAGTTCCATAATTTGAGCCATTAAAGATTCATCCGTCGTTTTAAAATCTTTTAGTATATAACTTGAACGACTTCCATTTATTAGTATAGAAGCTCTTTTAAGTAACGATGAAATACTGACTCGATCAAAGGGCTTTGTTATAAAATCATCCGCGCCCAATTCATAAGCTTTCGCAATAATTTCAAATTCATCATGGCCACTAAAAACAACTTTGTACTTTGCTCTTGCAACAATAAGCTCTAGTGCTTTTAACCCAATCAAATTTTCTTCTAGATCTAAATCAATAAATGCTAAATCAAAAGATTCTTTGTTATTTCTGAGTTCTTTAAATGAAGAGAAAAGACTCACCTGATGACCCTTTTCCTTTAAATACGAAATAAGAACTCTTTGAACGAATTGATCGTCTTCTAGAACTAAAATCTTCATAAATACCTACTTATACTTGATTCTTATTCGCTTATCGGAGTTCCAATATGATTCGTGTTCTATATGGCTGAATTTCTTGGCACTAGGAAAAATCTTCGCTTTTCCAAACACTGCTAAGTATTTGAAATTCTAATATGAGTAAAACTTGCTAAAAGTTTATACAAAAGGTGTCGATAATATTCGTATGAAAACGATAAATGGAATTATTTCGACACTCTTTTTAGTACTATTATTTCAAGGATGCATGCCTGACAGCCTTACCAAATTTAAGGAAGACCCTGTCACAAAGCAAGAAGAAGGTGCAACTGACGATGGACCAGATCTCACGAATTGTGATCAAGGTATCGATCCAGTTTGTACACCTCCAATTGGGATAACCTACCCACTCAGTACACTCAATTTAAATATCTATGAGGATATGGCCTCACAACTGCAAGATGATAACGATGGTCTAAACCTATCAGATGGATTTAATCCTTCACTCATAGGTGGTGTTGATAAAATCGAAAACTATCTAAGCTATTCGATTAGTCCTGATCTTTTCACTAATACTGGTCTTGGTTTCAATACAAAGACAGGTGAAATTTCAGGTTCAGCCAATAAGTACTCTGCACAGCAAGTTTATACAATTACGCTAAAGCACAGTTCATATAGTAGCCCCGTGGCGACTTATTCTATGACAATCGGAACAGGAACTGAAATTACTGACCTTCAAATTGGAGACAACGTTGGAACAAATTATCAACTATCAGTAACGAATACTTCGGCCTTCTATTATGATCCAGTCACTCCTTCAAATAGTGACATCCTTGTATCAAATAAAGGTTCATTCTCTCGTATCACTGATATTGATCCAGCTTCTGCCACTGTCAATGTCTCACTTACAAACTCTAGAATTGTAAAACCAGGTGAATATTTAGATAACTCTAAAGACCCTTCTAATAATCCAATCTATGTAACAGCTAAAGCTGAAGTACGTGAAGCTGTCATCTTATTGGAAACGGGAACACTTTATTCTTTCTTCCCAACTATTTTTTCATCTACAGGTGTCGATCCAAACTCTACACCTAATGAGGGACCAGCTATTTCATTTCACATCTCTCCGGGTCTCCCACCAGGTCTTAGCCTCGATTCTCAATCGGGTGCTATTTCTGGTACACCAACATCGAACACGGTTGCCCAGACTTATACGTACTCAGCTTTTCACTCAGGAATTGAGAAAACGACAACGACAACATTTAAACTCAAAGTTGGAAATTTAAATAGTAGCAACTCGTTCACTTACAATAACCCAGTAAATGGAAAGCTTCTTGTTAAACTATCTGATCCAGCTAGCTTCATCTCAGATGCCTCTAGTAAAACATTTACGAGTATTGCTTCTAACAATGGCCTCGTTGGTCAAATCGATTATCTAAATGGACAAGATGCTTATGTAACAGTAACAACTTCAGGTCCGACATTTACTGCTAATGAACCTGTCGATAACAGAACTGCTTATGTAGCACAAAAGACGACAACTCTTTATTCTTATACGATTTATGAAACGGGACAAGACTTTACCTTCTCACCGACTTTAGACTCTACTCTTTCAAATCTAGATGATGAACAAAAAGTAACTTATACAGTTTCGCCAAATCTTCCAGGACTAGCGACAGGAGTTAAATTCCTAACAAAAGCTAGGTGTATTGATACATCAATTACAAGCTCTGCCACTTGTAGCAGTGGTACATGGGTAGATAATCTCTGTGCACGAGCACTATCACAAGTAAGTTGTACAGGTGGTTCTCTTCAATGGTATCCAGGTGGAACGATTACAGGAGCCTCTGAAATTGATCTGATTCCAACTGAATTTACAATTACGGCAACTGGAAATGATGGTACTTCAATCTCTACAAACCTCAGTCTAGCGATTGGAGATAGCCCAAAGAACCTAACGACAAATAGAAACACTCTTCTTCAGGTTAATAATGCAAGTATCTTTGGAGAAGGTGATTATGTAACGTCGAGAGATAATGCGGCCATCGGTATTGTCATGGCCAGCGACACTGTTAACAATCTTTTAGAAGTAAAGATTATCAAAGGCCGCTTCACTCCTGGCGTTGATATTGATAATCACAAAGCATTTGGTAATGCTGCGACGTTTGTTACAAACTCAACTGATGCCATTGTTCAATACAATGCGAAGTTCGCTCTTAGTAACACAACGAATTTTTCAAGTACAAAAGGTTCAAATGATATTTATATTGATGCCACTAACCGTGGTGTCATTAATAAAATCGTTTCGAGTAATGTCTACGTCTCAATTGTTGAAGGCGATTTTCTTGAAGGAAGTACAGTTCTTTGTGCCGCCGGATGTAGCGCGACAATCAGCTCTGTATCAGCTAATAATTTAAGATTTAGCTTCAGTATTTCTCCATCAGCAAGTGTTGGTGATGACTTCAACAGTACAAACACTAAGATAGCTCAAATAAATGAAATTGCCGGAGCGGTTGCGATCGCTTCTCCTAAAGAAGGTGTTTTCCAAGTTGCTGACTCTGTCGACTTTGCTAACTATTATGTTGGGCCAGCCGATGGAACAGTTTCAACAATTGAAACAACTCCTACTTTCTATACAAATAGAGGGGAAGATGAAGAGATCCGTATTTACATGGACTCGACAAATTATAGCGATACAAAAATTGACTTCAAGCCAACACTACCAACAGGCATTACAGTTGATCAGGATCAAAAGAAATTTACAGGTTCGTCTTCAACATTTGTCTCAAAAACAAGTTATACAATTTATGCCTATAACCAATACGGTTACACGACTCACACTTTCGATTGGAAGGTTAATGATCACGTAACACTTAAAAGTACAACAAGTGCCTTTACTTATAATTTACATAAAGCTGGTTTTGGCCACGGAAATTCGCCATGTAGAATTCTAAGAGACGAACTTGATTCGACAAACCCAAAAGAGATTGATTGTTATCTCGATGCTGGAGAACAAGAACTTTACAGTAAGGGTCTTGAAACTCAAATTACTTTTGGTAATGATATGTGCCAATTTATAGAAGAGCTTCCTTACTTCTACTATAGCTATCAACCAGGTGCGACTCAGCCGACCAACACAGTTGCTGTTATCAATGAAGGCGAGTCAGATTGTTATAATGGAACAAATACGACCTATGTTGGTGCTTATGCCGTAGGTGCTGCTGGAAACTACACGACAGACCACTTAGGTTCTGCTGTTATCGTAGACCCAAAGACAGCATTCTGCTCATTCAACTACAAAACAGAGAGTAGTCCTTGGTATCCAGACTGTGACACTGGTCAATATGGTCAAGTAGGATTCACATGGGCAAAATTTAGCTTCCGCTGTATGAACGCGGGATCAGAAACAAGCGAAACAGATGCTATTAGCTGTTACCAAGCCTACGGCGCTTGCTCTAATACGTCTTATGATAACTACGATGAATGTGTTAATAACGCCGCTACTTGGACGACTTCAGCAACACATAATGATCCATCAATCACAACTGGATACTCAGCAGCGGTAGCAACTCAGGTTGCTAACGACGAAATGCCAGCGATTGATACATCTTCTCTCTCAGGTAACGTTGATGGTTGTTACATTAAAGAAGTCGCAACAGAAGATCCTGCAGATTGCGGTGGAAAACTTTCGGCCTGCGTATCAGGAGCTCTAAGAGGTGTTGTTTCTTCCGACCAGATCGATGATGCAAATCAATTTGGAATACTCCATATTTTATCAAATGGAACACCAATTAATAGTAACTATGGAAACCCATTTGATAACCACACAGAGTATAGAAAGAATACGACAATGTATTTAGCAAACTTTTATGGAGCGGCTTCATCATCAACTGCTGCTTGTTTAGACAGTGCAAACCCTTATAAAATCAATCAGACCGTATACACATCTCCAAATGGTGATGCAAATGCTACTCACATGTTTGCCGGTACGCGCTCAATTTATAAGTACAGTTGTAAAAATGGTGCTGGTGATGATCTAGGAGTTATCAATCTCTTTGTAAGAGATTGGGACGTCGATTTTAAAGTCTCTGATGGTGTCGATGAAGTTTTCCCTACGAGAATGGATTCGGCAACTGGACTAGATGATATTTTAGATATTGATTCAGGAGGATTGATCACAGGTAACTTCTGTGCAACACCTCCATCAGCTGGAAATATTAACAATACGACTGCACCGTTTAATAGTCTTTTTCCAGAGACTTCTGAATAGGAGTCCCTGGAAAAGCTTTTTATTTCTTAGAAATAATTGTACCAACTAAATCAAAATCAAGAACTTCAGTGACCTCAACTTCAACGAGGTCACCCTCTTGAAGATCAAATCCATTCATATCATTGATAATTACATTACCATCAATATCAGGTGCTTGCCCAAAATGGCGTCCTTGAATGAGAAGTTCAGTTTCAGGATGCTCTCCTTCAATAAGAACATCAATTTTCTTACCAAGAAACTCTTGATTAAGCTCTCTAGCAATCTCTCTCTGCGCTTCATACAGACGATCAAAGCGCTCTTCGATCACTTCTTGTGGAACCTTATCTTTCAATCTAAATGCCGGTGTCCCCTCTTCATCTGAATAACGGAAAATACCTAAGTGATTGAATCTCGCCTTTTTGATCCCTTCAAGAAGTAGTTCAAAGTCTTCATCAGATTCACCAGGGAACCCAACGATAATAGAAGTTCGAAGAACAATTCCAGGAATACGCTCACGAAGTTTAGAGATTCTCTCGTGAATTTTTTCTCCTGTAATTTTACGATTCATTCTCTTTAAAACATGGTCAGAGAAATGCTGAACTGGCATATCAAGGTACTTACACACTTTTTGTGATGTAGCCATTTTTTCGATAACTGTATCCGTTAACTCATCAGGATAAAAATAAAATAATCTAATCCAATCAACGCCATCGACACTCTCAAGGCCACCAAGAAGTTCGAAAAGATTATTCTCATCAGAAAGATCGACACCGTAGTCCGATAGATCTTGGGAGATTAGATTGAGTTCTCTTACTCCATTTTCTGAAAGTTTTTTCGCCTCTTCTACAAGAGACTCAACTGTTCTTGATCTCAATCTTCCTCGAAGTGTTGGAATGATACAAAATGTACAATTTCTATTACAACCTTCAGAGATTTTTAACCAAGCCGTATAAAATGGAGATGTATTTAATCTCGGATCAAATTCAGTGTGAATAAATTTTGGGATTTCAACAAAAGACTTCTTTTCAAGCTTTCCGTCTTCTAGTGCTTTTAAAAGAGGTACAATTTTATTGTATTCTCCTGTTCCGATAAACATATCAACTTCAGGGAGATTCTCTTCAAGTTGATCAGAATATCTTTGGGCCATACAACCAGAAACGACAAGGGCCTTACATCTTCCTTCCTCTTCATTTTTAAAGTCAGCAAGTTCAAGAATCGTATCGATACTCTCTTTCTTTGAAGCTTCAATAAATGAACAAGTATTAACAATGATAACTTCAGCATTATCTGGCTCAGGAACAATTGAAAATCCATCTAGACCCATATAACCGAGCATGACTTGTGAATCGACAAGGTTCTTTGAACAACCAAGTGAAGAAAAGAATACAGTTTTATCTAAAAACTTTTTATCTTGAGTACTTACGTCTGACATGAAATCCTCTTAATTATTTTAAATTGTGCGTCATTTCTACCGCACATCCGAATTAAATTCAAAAGAGTATGAAGAATTTATGCAATACCCGACCTTTATGATCCGTTAAAAATCAAAAGGTTACGACGTAGGACCAGTTTTATGTTAAACTATCAAACGTGGATGGCACGATAATTAGGAGGATTTGTGCATAAATCGATATATTTTATTTTAGCCCTTTTGGTCTCATGTTCGCATCATGGCCTCGAGGTCCCTCCCTCTAAAGATCGCATTCTCTCTCTTTGGAAAGAGCCTAATGTAGACCTTAAAGAATTAAATGAAAATGAAAAAGCTGCTCTTGTTCTAAAGAAGGCCAAGAAAGATAATTATCAAAACTGCTTTGATCTCATTTCACTTTCTAAGAGAAATGACTTTCCTCTTTCAAAGTTAGCGACGCTTAAATCAATAGAAAATTGTGATCTGCCAGAAGAAAAGCTTGTTCAAATTTGGCAACAAGAGGACGAGATTCCAAATTGGTTGAAAAAGAGATTTAATGAAGTCTCCCTTGAACTAGCTAACAAGCATTCTCTTGTCGATTATCAGGCTAAGTTTTCTTTGAAAGTTATTAAAGACAAAAGACTTCAAAAAGAACGTGAAGAAGTTCTGCTTGCTGCGATCTCATCAGCTAAAAGAGCAAAAAATATTGAAGCACTCAATGACTTAACAGAAAAGCTTTACGATGTTGCTCCAAGATATAACAAAGTCATTACTAAAGAGAATATTTATTCCGTTGCCAGAGACTTTGAGCGTAATCGCTCTTTCAAGAAAGCGAGAAATCTCTACACTAAAATTATCCGCTACAGAAACTATACGATAGATGAAAAAGTGAAGGCATGGAATAGACTTCGTCTTTCACATAAAATCGAAAGAGATAAGAAAACATATCTTAAAGAAACGGCAAGAATGGTGAGTTTCCTTAAGAAGTACTACCGTAAAAACAGAAACTCAAAAGTTCATCACTACCTCGTAGATAGTATCATTACTTTATCTCGAGCTCAGTGGACTGAGCATATGCGCTCTAAGGCCGAAAGAACTCTAAAAGATCTCAATAAGAGATACAACCCAGACAACAAAGAACTGGCAAAGTCTTATTGGCTACTAGGCTCTATGAGACTGGAAGCTAAGGACTTCAAGAAATCACGCTACTTCTATGAAAAGGCCTTCGAACTCGATCCTAAATCAGAAAATATAGCTTGGTCACTTGGGTGGAATCTCTATACTGATAAAAATTTTAATGAAGCTAAAAAACTATTTTCTCGTTATGTCGAAGAAAATCCTGATACTCAACGCTTCAGATTCTGGCTCGCGAAAACTCATCTTCACCTTAAAGAAAATGATGAGGCAGAAGACTTATTTAAAGAAATCATCTCAATCGACCCAATGGAGTACTACTCTTTTCTCTCACATCTTGAGTTGAATAAAGAGATTGATCCAATTGATAGCTTTGATGAAATTACAGCTCTTGAAGATACAACATTTGAATGGCTCTACTCACTTGGCGAAATTGATATTGCAAAGGACTATCTCAAATCAATGAGAAGAGTATGGAAGGGAGAAAAAAGAATTGCTTCACTTCCTCTCTATGAACGAGTTGGATATTATGATGCAATGATTTCTCAGGTCTATTCTATTCCATCAGAAGATAGAAAAGACTTACTTTTAGAGAATCCAACTTTTGCTTTCCCTAAGCCTTTCAAGCAGGAAGTTGAAAAAGCTTCTAAGAAATTTAATGTCGCACCAGAACTTATCTATGCTATTTCAAGACAAGAGTCTGGATTCAATCAACATGCAAGAAGCTGGGCCGATGCTTTTGGCGTCATGCAATTAATCCCTGAAAAAGCAAAGGTTCTTGGTCAACGTTACAAGATTCCATATAAAGACCACTATGATCTCTTTACACCTAAAACAAATGTTTTGTTAGGAGCATCACTTTTAGGTGAGCTACAAAAGAGATTCAATGGAAAGTTTCCTCTCTACGTCGCCAGCTATAATGCCAGTGGGCAAGCCGTTAAAAGATGGTACGATGAAAGATTTGATGGAGATTTCATAGAGTTTATCGAAATGATTCCTTATGCCGAGACAAGAAAATATGTAAAACTCGTTTTAAGAAATTTCTTTATCTATAAAAAAATGAATGCTGAAGATGATATTGTATTTAACAGAAGCTTTTTCACCTCAGAATCTTGAGGTGAAAAGCTTTTATAATTAGCGATGAATCTGTTTAGTATTTTTTGGAATTTTGAAATTAAAGACATCTGATGATAATCCGACATTTTCTTTAATACCACCGAATTGAAAGCTAACAACTTTTCCTCTTGAATAAGAAAGATCAATTTTCTGAATATGAGAAAACTCTTTCTTCTCTTTAAATGTAATTTCAGCCGTAGCAATATCTAATTTCGAAGAGAAATCCTTAGAGAACGTTAAGTGTGCTTTCTCTCCATCAATTTTAACATTATAAAACTCATTCGACTTCAGCCCATTCTTCAAGACATCAAAGAGAAGGTGTAAAGGGTTGGCCTTAGCTGTTTGAATAGTCACTTGTCCCTGCTCTTTTTCTGTATAAGCAGGAGTATAATACCAAGTCGTTTTATTATTACTTACGTAAGTTAATTTATTATCTTTAGATGTAACATCAAAACGAATATGCCCAGGAAATTTATATTGAACTTTTCCTTCAATAATTTTTGGTGCAGCTCTTCTAGAACGTCTTTTTCTTTTTGAGATATTTTCTTGTTTAAAATTTGCTTCGAAGCTCTTTGGCATGAATGCCAGAACATCAAAACTCAATAAAAATGTAGCAATAATTAATTTAGTCATAAAAAAGGGGCCTCCAAAAATAGACCCCTTTAGTATAGACAAAATTTTAATAGCAAGCAAAGTGCTTAGTGAAGCTGTACAGAAACTGCCTTAGAAACACCTGGCTCTTGCATTGTTACCCCATAAAGAGTGTCGTTCAGCTCCATTGTCTTCTTATTGTGCGTAATAAGAATAAACTGAGAATCAGAACTCATCTCTCTAAGTAGTTCATTGAATCGACCAACGTTAGCATCATCAAGAGGAGCGTCAACCTCATCAAGAAGACAGAACGGAGATGGCTTAACAAGAAAGATAGAGAAAATAAGAGAAACTGCAGTCATGGCCTTCTCACCACCTGACATTAAGTTAATGTTCTGCATTTTCTTTCCAGGAGGCTGAGCAATAATCTCAACACCACATTCAATTGAATCAAGGTCTCCTGTAACTTTAAGAGTCGCACTACCTCCTCCAAAAATAATTGGAAATACTTTTTGGAAACGAGTGTTAACTTCTTCATAAGCAATTTTAAATCTTACTTTAGATTTTTCATCAATATGATTAATTGCATTTTGAAGATCTTCAAGAGATTGACGTAACTCTCCTTCTTGAACTTTTAGGAATTCATTTCTCGCCTTCTGACGATCATAATCTTCAATAGCTTGCCAGTTAATCTCACCTAGGCGGCCATATTCCATTTTATATTGCTTAAGCTTGTGACCACAGTCTTTAAGATCTTGGCCATAGCGACGAGAGAATTCGTAATCTTCTCTTTCGATTTCTTTTGTACCTGTTTCAGTTTCAATGAAATACATCGTTGAAACATCTTTAAGTTCTTCGAAATCACTTTCTTCATACTCAAGAAATTTTCCAAGAGCATAACGTAGATCAACTCTATACTTTTCAAAGATATTTCTTGTGATCTCTTCTTCTTCGTTAACAAATTGAGTAAAACGAAGTTCAAGTTCATTAACAAGCTTATCATTTTGATTGATTTTCTTACCAAGTTCTTTCGCTTCATCTTCTCTCTCTTGCATAGCAAGGAGTAGTTCAGAGAATTGATCTTTAAGTACACTAAGAACTTCATCTTTATCAGAGAGGACTTCTGCTGTGTCTTGGTTCTGCGCTTCGAGAGTGTCGAGCTCATTTGAGATATTTTCAATTTCTTCTTTATATTGCTCAATCAAATTAAGATTAGACTCAATTCTTGTCTGTTGCTTCTCAACCTGAGCCTCAATATCTTCAATTTGATTCGTTATTCCATTTACTCTTTCTTCATAAGACTTAGCATCGAGTTTTCTTTGCATAAGTTCTTCTTTCTGCTCTTCGTATACAGATCTTTGGTCTGTTAGTTCAGATTGAAGTTCTTCTAATCGTGAAGAAAGGTCTTCGATCTCTTCTTCAAGAGATGAAACATTATTTGCAAGAGACTCTTCACTCTCTAAGAGCTCAAGTCTCGACTTAGAAATTTCTTGTTTTCTATTTTTAAGAATATCAAGTCTTGTATTCCCAGACTCCATTCCCGCTAGTTTTGATTCTAGGGCAGATTTCTTAGCAGCAAAATCAGCTCTCGCATCAGAAAGAGATGAGCGTAGAAGATCAAAGTCATTTTTCTTATCTTCTAAGAGCTCAGATTTAGTCTCAGTCTTCTCTTCAAGTTCAGATAGTTCTTTAGAAAGAACAACCATCTTCTCTTCAAGTTCTTGAATAAGGTTATTTCTAGCAATAACCCCTTGCCCTTCATCATTAGAGCTTTTAAGACTTAATACTTTTCCATTACCAACATTCTTAATAGTCTTCGTACCATCGAATGTTGAAATGGCCTTATAGTTAAGGTCAAAATTAAGTGATTCAAATTTACCTTCATCGAGTTCATCAACGAGATAGTATCCTTCAAAAAATGGAACAAGTCTCGACTTGAATTGCTCAGGAAGATCAATCAAATCAGAAAGTGCTCTTACATTTTCACCAAAGGCTAATTGCAGGCGAGCTTTCGACTCGTCTGATGCAAGATCAGCACTCTTATTTCCAATTAGAAAATCAACGGCTTTCTCAGGGTTAACAGCATACCACTTATTAAAATCAGTAAGGTCATCAGAACTTGTTACGACAGTATCAAG is a window encoding:
- the smc gene encoding chromosome segregation protein SMC; amino-acid sequence: MKLKRLIIQGFKSFKDRTVINFDDGITGIVGPNGCGKSNIVDALFWVMGEQSAKHLRGKSMKDLIFAGSSKYKPGAFAEASLVLENDDGKHIHIGNKVSSPTEIVLTRKLYRNGETEYRINNIPARLRDIQEVFMDTGAGAKSYSIIAQGEINRLVQQKPEERRTMIEEVAGITKFKIRKKESLKKIEQTESNLSRLNDLQIEIEKNLKSLEKQAEKAERARSLKDKIRRNELVVNAHKVFDIMKDFREGRSTLVEKKAEIETWSTKKDMLEVSLEEERFQKEEQTEKIETLSRERNEISNKLAKDEERLNGLCSTLTDKEKQIEMRERELEELQEEQNERKQKVSTLQETLREIEEKNAEEFDFSDVEQRVETLKEELELKTTSYNEIKEEHEEKKDSLQKLSQTVFQNNSKLEEYSTSLEDISVEIEALEKQYSGVSTEIQNERDAVNEAETLVAELTEKDETSKAELDLLSSEVKVLERELKDKSKEVITTESRLNSLKEINASLEGAKEGASDFLGSTDSESFALLGTLINCEDQYTKAVQALLSDFLDTVVTSSDDLTDFNKWYAVNPEKAVDFLIGNKSADLASDESKARLQLAFGENVRALSDLIDLPEQFKSRLVPFFEGYYLVDELDEGKFESLNFDLNYKAISTFDGTKTIKNVGNGKVLSLKSSNDEGQGVIARNNLIQELEEKMVVLSKELSELEEKTETKSELLEDKKNDFDLLRSSLSDARADFAAKKSALESKLAGMESGNTRLDILKNRKQEISKSRLELLESEESLANNVSSLEEEIEDLSSRLEELQSELTDQRSVYEEQKEELMQRKLDAKSYEERVNGITNQIEDIEAQVEKQQTRIESNLNLIEQYKEEIENISNELDTLEAQNQDTAEVLSDKDEVLSVLKDQFSELLLAMQEREDEAKELGKKINQNDKLVNELELRFTQFVNEEEEITRNIFEKYRVDLRYALGKFLEYEESDFEELKDVSTMYFIETETGTKEIEREDYEFSRRYGQDLKDCGHKLKQYKMEYGRLGEINWQAIEDYDRQKARNEFLKVQEGELRQSLEDLQNAINHIDEKSKVRFKIAYEEVNTRFQKVFPIIFGGGSATLKVTGDLDSIECGVEIIAQPPGKKMQNINLMSGGEKAMTAVSLIFSIFLVKPSPFCLLDEVDAPLDDANVGRFNELLREMSSDSQFILITHNKKTMELNDTLYGVTMQEPGVSKAVSVQLH